In a genomic window of Helianthus annuus cultivar XRQ/B chromosome 10, HanXRQr2.0-SUNRISE, whole genome shotgun sequence:
- the LOC110880720 gene encoding uncharacterized protein LOC110880720 — MMMQGAFNFPPNPTPPVQPQPIPTQPVQQSESDDDVEVVPETQPPKEKGKRKKGKQVVGEQPSKPKSNKWTPIEEEASAKAYIGTSTHLTKGNNQTGDGLWSKVLVKFLVLMDQGPYRDIDSVSSKWRKMNGFVNKFCDEYNKIYTSGRRSGMSDDDVFKQALEKYKANNGNTNFAQVRAWEILKTQPKWAPIPNEVEMAKHQKTSETGSFSAGGSDARCHINLNDDAEFDEEAYAVHEAERPQGRDKSKKERAKGKEKEKVDTKMEEFMEHLKTYTDVSAQKAKAKERAVEEKTRVAEEKLREKVRLSNEKIRISDEKIRLEE, encoded by the exons ATGATGATGCAGGGTGCTTTTAATTTCCCACCGAACCCGACACCACCCGTTCAACCCCAACCGATCCCGACGCAACCCGTTCAACAATCCGAATCCGACGACGATGTGGAGGTTGTTCCCGAAACCCAACCGCCTAAAGAAAAAGGCAAACGAAAAAAAGGCAAGCAAGTGGTGGGTGAGCAACCGTCCAAACCGAAGTCGAATAAGTGGACGCCAATCGAAGAAGAAGCCTCAGCCAAGGCTTACATAGGCACGTCTACACACCTGACAAAAG gtAATAACCAAACGGGTGACGGGCTTTGGTCCAAGGTTTTGGTGAAGTTTCTCGTGCTTATGGACCAAGGCCCGTATCGAGATATCGACTCGGTGTCATCAAAGTGGCGGAAAATGAACGGGTTCGTCAATAAGTTTTGCGacgaatataataaaatatatacaagTGGGCGTCGTAGCGGCATGAGCGACGACGATGTGTTCAAACAAGCGTTGGAGAAGTATAAGGCGAACAATGGTAATACCAACTTTGCACAAGTTCGCGCGTGGGAAATTTTGAAAACGCAACCAAAATGGGCGCCGATTCCCAACGAGGTGGAGATGGCGAAACACCAAAAAACATCGGAAACGGGTAGTTTTAGCGCCGGTGGATCGGACGCGAGGTgtcacataaacttaaatgatGACGCCGAGTTTGACGAAGAGGCGTACGCCGTACATGAAGCGGAACGTCCACAGGGCCGGGACAAATCAAAGAAGGAGCGGGCCaagggaaaagaaaaggaaaaggtggaCACGAAGATGGAAGAGTTTATGGAACACTTAAAAACGTATACGGACGTCTCGGCCCAAAAGGCGAAGGCGAAGGAGCGGGCCGTCGAAGAAAAAACTCGTGTAGCGGAAGAAAAGTTACGCGAGAAGGTCCGATTGTCGAATGAGAAAATCCGAATTTCCGATGAAAAAATTCGGCTCGAGGAATGA
- the LOC118483024 gene encoding cyclin-P3-1-like, producing MNATRTSYPCLDTKSLTLENDMSNSKIYIKLGLNGRTGQNQGYPKVLSLLSSRLQKHVEKNEKSLQTTQTKDVPTIFHGSRAPSLTIQQYIDRIFKYSRCSPSCFVVANIYMDRLIQSESIVLNSLNVHRLLITSIMLATKFIDEAFFNNAYYAKVGGISRAEMNTLEIKFLFGIDFQLYVNLFTFKEYCLKLMGEGSEDEVQNAVHLSCGIIEKRSKNNDDSTYPTIEIEIK from the exons ATGAATGCTACAAGAACCTCCTAT CCTTGCTTGGATACCAAATCTTTAACACTTGAAAATGACATGTCCAACTCCAAGATTTACATTAAACTCGGCCTCAATGGACGAACCGGCCAAAATCAGGGATATCCTAAAGTTCTTTCCCTTTTATCTTCACGTCTTCAAAAACATGTCGAAAAGAACGAGAAGTCGTTGCAAACAACTCAAACTAAAGATGTTCCAACGATTTTTCATGGCTCGAGAGCACCTTCGCTTACCATTCAACAATACATTGATCGGATCTTTAAATATTCACGGTGCAGCCCATCTTGTTTCGTGGTTGCAAATATATACATGGACAGATTAATCCAATCTGAAAGCATTGTTTTGAATTCCTTAAATGTTCATCGTCTTTTAATCACGAGCATAATGTTAGCTACAAAGTTTATTGATGAAGC ATTCTTCAACAACGCCTATTATGCAAAAGTAGGAGGAATATCAAGAGCAGAAATGAATACATTGGAGATAAAATTCCTGTTTGGGATCGATTTTCAATTGTATGTAAACCTTTTTACATTTAAAGAGTATTGTTTGAAATTGATGGGTGAAGGTTCAGAAGATGAGGTTCAAAATGCGGTTCATTTGTCATGTGGAATCATAGAGAAAAGGTCCAAGAATAACGATGATTCAACTTATCCCACTATTGAAATCGAAATCAAATGA
- the LOC118483023 gene encoding ARM REPEAT PROTEIN INTERACTING WITH ABF2-like — protein MADDDRRPHEQPSNSARRSVKRKLNDDFVVDRRVVSPEDVIRAHVEVLQRCFDSVDADRALVKRSVDGLCELAKDEDNVNLIVESGAVPVLVQYLQEPQLMPHEDVTRFRPYEHEVEKGCAFTLGLLAIKPEHQQSIVDAGALPHLVAMLKRHKSGQNSRAVNGVIRKAADAITNLAHENGNIKTLVRFEGGIPPLVELLESADIKVQRAAAGALRTLAFKNDENKTQIVGCNALPTLVLMLQSEDVGLHFEAVGVIGNLVHSSPNIKKEVLLAGALQPVIELLSSTCSESQREAALLLGQFAAADTDCKVHIVQRGAVGPLIEMLQSSEAQLKEMSAFALGRLAQDTHNQAGIAHGGGIAPLLKLLDSRNGTLQHNGAFALYGLVDNEDNVADFIRVGGVQKLLDGDFILQPTRDCVAKMLKRLEEKIQGRVLRRLLYLMLNADKIIQRRVSLALAHLCSPNDQKTIFVDNNGIELLLELLESVHSKLRGYACAALCKLAEKTSSLSSVDAGPSSPISQVYLGEQYVNNPTLSDITFLIEGKRFYAHRICLLASSDAFRAMFDGGYREKDAKDINIPNISWETFELMMRYIYSGSVEISSRVAHDLLKAADQYLLDGLKRLCEYTIAQDITADNVELMYDLSEAFNAVSLRNACILFVLEHFHKLDPEPWYGSLVHRILSEIRNCFVKRLTAQ, from the exons ATGGCGGATGACGATCGGAGACCACACGAACAACCGTCGAACTCCGCCAGAAGAAGCGTCAAGAGGAAGCTGAACGATGATTTTGTCGTAGATCGGCGGGTTGTTTCTCCAGAAGATGTAATTCGTGCTCATGTTGAAGTACTGCAGCGTTGTTTTGATTCAGTTGATGCAGATCGAGCGCTAGTTAAACGCTCTGTTGATGGTTTATGTGAGCTCGCTAAGGACG AGGACAATGTGAACTTGATCGTCGAATCTGGTGCGGTTCCTGTGCTGGTGCAGTATCTTCAAGAGCCACAGTTGATGCCGCATGAAGATGTTACTCGCTTTAGGCCATATGAGCATGAGGTGGAGAAAGGATGCGCGTTTACTCTTGGACTTCTTGCGATAAAG CCTGAGCATCAACAAAGTATAGTTGATGCTGGAGCCCTACCTCACCTTGTTGCTATGCTTAAAAGACACAAAAGTGGTCAAAATTCTAGAGCAGTCAATGGTGTCATAAGGAAAGCAGCTGATGCAATCACCAACCTTGCTCATGAGAATGGCAACATCAAGACCCTTGTGAG GTTTGAAGGTGGCATTCCTCCTCTTGTTGAATTATTAGAATCCGCTGATATAAAAGTGCAAAGAGCTGCAGCAGGAGCCTTACGCACACTTGCTTTCAAAAATGATGAAAACAAAACTCAG ATAGTGGGTTGTAATGCTCTGCCCACCCTTGTTCTAATGCTCCAGTCAGAAGATGTAGGCTTACACTTTGAAGCA GTTGGTGTGATTGGCAATCTTGTTCACTCATCCCCAAATATAAAGAAGGAAGTTCTTCTTGCTGGAGCATTGCAACCTGTAATTGAATTGCTTAG TTCGACTTGTTCTGAGAGCCAACGAGAAGCTGCCTTGCTTCTTGGACAATTTGCTGCTGCTGATACAGACTGCAAG GTACACATAGTTCAAAGAGGTGCTGTTGGTCCGCTAATCGAGATGTTGCAGTCTTCAGAGGCTCAGCTAAAGGAAATGTCAGCCTTTGCGCTTGGGAGGTTGGCACAG GACACTCACAACCAAGCTGGCATTGCTCATGGTGGTGGCATTGCTCCACTACTAAAACTTCTAGATTCGAGAAACGGAACTTTGCAACACAATGGCGCCTTTGCTTTATATGGTCTCGTAGATAATGAG GATAATGTGGCTGATTTTATAAGAGTTGGTGGTGTTCAAAAACTGCTGGATGGTGACTTTATTCTTCAA CCAACTCGGGATTGTGTAGCAAAGATGTTGAAAAGATTAGAGGAGAAGATTCAAGGAAGG GTATTGAGGCGATTGTTATACCTAATGCTTAAtgctgataaaatcattcaaagACGGGTTTCTTTAGCTCTTGCTCATCTCTGTTCTCCCAATGACCAGAAAACAATATTTGTTGATAACAATG GTATAGAATTACTTTTGGAGCTTTTGGAATCAGTCCATTCAAAGCTTCGGGGATACGCTTGTGCGGCTTTATGTAAATTGGCTGAAAAGACGTCTTCACTTTCTTCTGTTGATGCAGGACCCTCATCTCCAATATCCCAG GTATATTTGGGTGAGCAGTATGTGAACAACCCTACACTTTCTGATATAACTTTCTTAATCGAAG GCAAACGCTTCTACGCTCATAGAATCTGTCTTCTTGCTTCTTCTGATGCATTTCGGGCCATGTTTGATGGTGGTTACAGG GAGAAGGATGCTAAAGACATTAATATCCCGAATATTAGTTGGGAAACATTTGAGTTGATGATGAG GTACATATACTCTGGATCAGTAGAGATAAGTTCAAGAGTAGCCCATGATCTTCTTAAAGCTGCTGATCAGTATCTTCTAGACGGGTTGAAGCGTCTTTGTGAGTATACCATTGCACAG GATATAACGGCGGACAATGTAGAGCTTATGTATGACTTATCAGAGGCCTTCAACGCCGTTTCACTAAGGAATGCCTGCATTTTGTTTGTGTTGGAACACTTCCACAAATTAGATCCAGAACCATG GTATGGGAGTCTGGTGCACCGCATTTTGTCTGAGATAAGAAATTGCTTTGTGAAGAGGCTCACCGCACAGTGA